The Hymenobacter sp. 5317J-9 genome has a window encoding:
- a CDS encoding S9 family peptidase, translating to MRFRSLALAALLATNGPALLPGLAPTAVQAQQKLPLTLEDIWAKPTFRSASVPGFNWMNDGRYYSALEGGSLVQHEVTTGKAVQTLVAATDLQPAGTAKPLDVDGYSFNANEQKILFTTATEPIYRHSAQSAYYVFDRGTKKLTALSTGKQGYATFSPDGLRVAFTRDNNVFVTDLATMKETAVTTNGLKNNLINGSTDWVYEEEFGFAQGFFWSPDSKQIAFYTFDESQVPEYDMQLWGSLYPKEYRFKYPKAGEKNSVVNVSSYDVASGKTTKLDVGPNPDQYIPRVMWTQVPNTLSIQRLNRLQNKLEILHGDVNTGQTRVALTDTNPAYVEINDDLRYLAGGKQFVFTSEKDGYQHLYLHDMSGKQVRQITKGNWEISAINGFDAKTGNVYYTSTEGSALQRHLYRINVSGKGKQRISEAGNGTDVVNMSPDTKYFLNTHSSAGVPAVVSLREGSTGKLVKTLEDNAKLKQTLSQYDLGKFEFFSFKTSEGVELNGWMMKPSNFDPAKKYPVLMHVYGGPSFGASSSQTVLDNAGGGTALTNYLWHQLLTEQGYIVVSVEGRGSSGRGAAFRKSTYANLGKLETIDQGEGAKYLGGLPYVDKARIGIWGWSYGGYMTSLAMTKNADLFKMGIAVAPVTNWRYYDTVYTERYLKTPQENPGGYDDNSPVQFAQNLKGKFLLVHGTGDDNVHFQNSIAFVDALIKANKDYQTLYYPNRNHGIAGGNTRLHLYRQMTNFVLQNL from the coding sequence ATGCGTTTTCGCTCTCTTGCCCTGGCCGCGCTGCTGGCCACTAACGGCCCGGCCCTGTTGCCGGGTCTCGCCCCCACCGCCGTGCAGGCCCAGCAAAAGCTGCCCCTCACGCTGGAAGACATCTGGGCCAAGCCCACCTTCCGCTCGGCCTCGGTGCCGGGCTTCAACTGGATGAATGACGGCCGCTACTACTCCGCCCTGGAAGGCGGCAGCTTGGTGCAGCACGAAGTGACCACCGGCAAGGCCGTGCAAACCCTGGTGGCCGCCACCGACCTGCAGCCCGCCGGCACCGCCAAACCCCTGGACGTGGACGGCTATTCTTTCAACGCCAACGAGCAGAAAATCCTGTTCACCACGGCCACCGAGCCCATTTACCGGCACAGCGCCCAGTCGGCCTATTACGTGTTCGACCGCGGCACGAAGAAGCTGACGGCCCTAAGCACCGGCAAGCAGGGCTACGCCACCTTCTCGCCCGACGGTCTGCGCGTGGCCTTCACCCGCGACAACAACGTGTTTGTGACCGACCTGGCCACCATGAAGGAAACCGCCGTGACCACCAACGGCCTGAAAAATAACCTCATCAACGGCTCCACGGATTGGGTGTACGAGGAGGAGTTTGGCTTTGCGCAGGGCTTTTTCTGGTCGCCCGACAGCAAGCAGATTGCCTTCTACACCTTTGACGAAAGCCAGGTGCCCGAGTACGACATGCAGCTCTGGGGCAGCCTCTACCCCAAAGAATACCGCTTCAAGTACCCCAAAGCCGGCGAAAAAAACTCGGTGGTGAACGTGAGCAGCTACGACGTGGCCAGCGGCAAAACCACCAAGCTGGACGTGGGCCCCAACCCCGACCAGTACATCCCGCGCGTGATGTGGACGCAGGTGCCCAACACCCTCAGCATTCAGCGGCTGAACCGCCTGCAGAACAAGCTCGAAATCTTGCACGGTGACGTGAACACCGGCCAAACCCGCGTGGCGCTGACCGACACCAACCCGGCCTACGTGGAAATCAACGACGATTTGCGCTACCTGGCCGGCGGCAAGCAGTTCGTGTTCACCAGCGAGAAGGACGGCTACCAGCATCTCTACCTGCACGACATGAGCGGCAAGCAGGTGCGCCAAATCACGAAAGGCAACTGGGAGATTTCGGCCATCAACGGCTTCGATGCCAAAACCGGCAACGTCTACTACACCAGCACCGAGGGCTCGGCTCTGCAGCGCCACCTCTACCGCATCAATGTGAGCGGCAAGGGCAAGCAGCGCATCAGCGAAGCCGGCAACGGCACCGACGTGGTGAACATGAGCCCCGACACCAAGTACTTCCTCAACACGCACTCTTCGGCCGGCGTGCCCGCCGTGGTGAGCCTGCGCGAAGGCAGCACCGGCAAGCTGGTGAAGACGCTGGAAGACAACGCCAAGCTCAAGCAGACCCTCAGCCAGTACGACCTCGGCAAGTTCGAGTTCTTCAGCTTCAAAACTTCCGAAGGCGTGGAGCTCAACGGCTGGATGATGAAGCCCAGCAACTTCGACCCTGCCAAGAAATACCCCGTGCTGATGCACGTGTACGGCGGCCCCAGCTTCGGCGCCAGCAGCAGCCAGACCGTGCTCGACAACGCCGGCGGCGGCACCGCCCTCACCAACTACCTCTGGCACCAGCTGCTGACCGAGCAGGGCTACATCGTGGTTTCGGTCGAAGGCCGGGGTTCCTCGGGGCGCGGCGCGGCCTTCCGCAAGTCCACCTACGCCAACCTGGGCAAGCTCGAAACCATCGACCAGGGCGAGGGCGCCAAGTACCTTGGCGGCCTGCCTTACGTGGACAAGGCGCGCATCGGCATCTGGGGTTGGAGCTACGGCGGCTACATGACCTCGCTGGCCATGACCAAGAATGCCGACCTCTTCAAAATGGGCATTGCCGTGGCCCCGGTCACGAACTGGCGCTACTACGACACCGTGTACACCGAGCGCTACCTCAAAACGCCCCAGGAAAACCCCGGCGGCTACGACGACAACTCGCCCGTGCAGTTTGCCCAGAACCTGAAAGGCAAGTTCCTGCTCGTGCACGGCACCGGCGACGACAACGTGCACTTCCAGAACTCCATCGCCTTCGTCGATGCCCTCATCAAGGCCAACAAGGACTACCAGACGCTGTACTACCCCAACCGCAACCACGGCATTGCGGGCGGCAACACGCGCCTGCACCTCTACCGTCAGATGACCAACTTCGTGCTGCAGAACCTGTAG
- a CDS encoding NfeD family protein yields MPWLTIALLLLFGLLFVAAEVIFIPGTTIVGIVGFVLLAVGVWLGYRDLGTPVGHYALVGVVALAGLIVYVGLRPKNLARVALTNVNDASVRDARWPDVAPGTVGRTLSALRPAGTVLFGTERREVVTRGEFLAAGHEVRVLGIEHNRIVVAAA; encoded by the coding sequence ATGCCCTGGCTCACCATTGCGCTGCTGTTGCTGTTCGGCCTGCTTTTCGTGGCCGCCGAAGTCATTTTCATTCCCGGCACTACCATTGTGGGCATTGTGGGGTTTGTGCTGCTGGCGGTGGGCGTGTGGCTGGGCTACCGCGACCTCGGCACGCCCGTGGGCCACTACGCGCTGGTGGGCGTGGTAGCGCTGGCCGGACTAATAGTGTACGTGGGGCTGCGGCCGAAAAACCTGGCCCGCGTGGCCCTCACCAACGTCAACGACGCCTCGGTGCGCGACGCGCGCTGGCCCGACGTGGCGCCCGGCACGGTGGGCCGCACGCTGTCGGCGCTGCGTCCGGCGGGCACGGTCTTGTTCGGTACCGAGCGGCGGGAAGTGGTGACGCGCGGCGAGTTTTTGGCTGCCGGCCACGAGGTGCGGGTGCTGGGCATTGAGCACAACCGTATTGTGGTGGCCGCGGCGTAG
- a CDS encoding T9SS type A sorting domain-containing protein translates to MLTYNYSRTLAVAGALLASLVGGTAAQAAPLAPASLTATTSSLTVMTGAAGTATITPATLSPVVSGCSQTTQLVSLVTGQEGSMTVSQPEGGGSKLNIAAPAGQVFTSVDYANYGTTSGCSAPTSKAVVEAYLLGNNSASIPVENSTFGGDPCYGVFPKSLYVTASYGQPAVASLTLTPGTYTVKLTVSGCGETTTSTSTVTVVNAACGPHGDKINLCHNGHQICVAQSAVAAHLAHGDSYGDCSAGGASLMAANTATTESSAIKASSPEMLVQTSPNPATSGQFQVHVQATATGPVQVNLFDMQGHLVTQVFNGQLAAGEQRDFAVNRPELRQGLYLVRIQNGQQSSSVRLEVQK, encoded by the coding sequence ATGTTGACGTACAACTACTCGCGTACCCTTGCCGTGGCCGGCGCCCTTTTGGCATCCCTCGTGGGTGGTACTGCCGCTCAGGCAGCTCCCCTGGCCCCTGCCAGCCTCACGGCCACCACCTCCAGCCTGACGGTTATGACCGGAGCCGCGGGCACGGCTACCATCACGCCCGCCACCCTGAGCCCGGTGGTGAGCGGCTGCAGCCAAACCACCCAGCTGGTGTCGCTCGTCACCGGTCAGGAAGGCAGCATGACGGTATCCCAGCCGGAGGGCGGCGGCAGCAAGCTCAACATTGCCGCCCCGGCCGGCCAGGTGTTCACCTCGGTTGACTACGCCAACTACGGCACCACCAGCGGCTGCAGCGCCCCCACCAGCAAAGCCGTGGTAGAGGCTTACCTGCTGGGGAATAACTCGGCGTCGATTCCGGTTGAAAATTCTACTTTCGGCGGCGACCCCTGCTACGGCGTCTTCCCCAAAAGCCTGTACGTGACGGCTTCCTACGGCCAGCCGGCCGTGGCCTCGCTCACCCTCACGCCAGGCACCTACACCGTGAAGCTCACCGTATCGGGCTGCGGCGAAACCACCACCAGCACCTCTACCGTGACGGTGGTGAACGCCGCCTGCGGCCCCCACGGCGACAAAATCAACCTGTGCCACAATGGCCATCAGATTTGCGTGGCGCAGTCGGCTGTGGCCGCTCACCTTGCCCACGGCGACTCCTACGGCGACTGCAGTGCCGGTGGCGCTTCGCTGATGGCGGCCAACACGGCCACAACCGAAAGCAGCGCCATCAAAGCCTCTTCGCCCGAAATGCTGGTGCAGACCTCGCCGAACCCCGCCACCAGCGGCCAGTTCCAGGTGCACGTGCAAGCCACCGCCACGGGCCCGGTGCAGGTAAACCTGTTTGACATGCAGGGCCATTTGGTGACTCAGGTATTCAACGGCCAGCTTGCGGCCGGCGAGCAGCGCGACTTTGCCGTAAACCGGCCGGAACTGCGCCAGGGACTGTACCTGGTGCGCATCCAGAACGGCCAGCAGTCGAGCTCGGTGCGCCTTGAAGTGCAGAAATAA
- the proS gene encoding proline--tRNA ligase: protein MSKKLPTRQEDYSLWYNELVKRAGLAENSAVRGCMVIKPYGYAIWEKMQRQLDDMFKRTGHENAYFPLFVPKSLFEAEEKNAEGFAKECAVVTHYRLQTDPDKPGKLRVDPNAKLEEELVVRPTSEAIIWSTYKNWIQSYRDLPLLINQWANVVRWEMRTRLFLRTAEFLWQEGHTAHATAEEAVAETRQMLDVYAEFAEEHMALPVVKGVKTPNERFAGAEDTYCIEALMQDGKALQAGTSHFLGQNFAKAFDVQFANKEGGLEHVWGTSWGVSTRLMGALVMAHSDDEGLVLPPKLAPIQVVIVPIYKTGELDALLERIRPIQQGLIARGIAVKVDARDTERPGFKFAEWEMKGVPVRLAIGTRDLDAGTVEVARRDTKEKMSLPLADIVASVDQLLTDIQSNIYNKALKFRETHTTRVDSYDEFKRLLDEEPGFLLAHYDGTSETEERIKEETKATVRCLALAEPDEDGVCMVTGKPSVRRAYFARAY from the coding sequence ATGAGCAAAAAGTTGCCTACCCGCCAAGAAGATTATTCACTCTGGTACAACGAGTTAGTGAAGCGTGCTGGCCTGGCCGAAAATTCGGCCGTGCGCGGCTGCATGGTGATAAAACCCTACGGCTACGCCATTTGGGAAAAAATGCAGCGCCAGCTCGACGACATGTTCAAGCGCACCGGCCACGAAAACGCTTACTTCCCCCTCTTCGTGCCCAAAAGCCTGTTTGAGGCAGAGGAGAAAAACGCCGAAGGCTTTGCCAAAGAGTGCGCCGTGGTAACGCACTACCGCCTCCAAACCGACCCCGATAAGCCGGGCAAGCTGCGCGTAGACCCCAATGCCAAGCTGGAAGAAGAGCTGGTGGTGCGCCCCACGTCGGAGGCCATCATCTGGAGCACCTATAAAAACTGGATTCAGAGCTACCGCGACCTGCCGCTGCTCATCAACCAGTGGGCCAACGTGGTGCGCTGGGAAATGCGCACGCGCCTGTTTCTGCGCACCGCCGAGTTCCTGTGGCAGGAAGGCCACACCGCCCACGCCACCGCCGAGGAAGCCGTGGCCGAAACCCGCCAGATGCTGGACGTGTACGCCGAATTTGCCGAAGAGCACATGGCCCTGCCCGTAGTGAAGGGCGTGAAAACGCCCAACGAGCGGTTTGCCGGCGCCGAAGATACCTATTGCATTGAGGCGCTGATGCAGGACGGCAAGGCCCTGCAGGCCGGCACCAGCCACTTCCTGGGCCAGAACTTCGCCAAGGCCTTCGACGTGCAGTTTGCCAATAAAGAAGGCGGTCTGGAGCACGTGTGGGGCACCAGTTGGGGCGTGAGCACCCGCCTGATGGGCGCCCTCGTGATGGCCCACTCTGACGACGAAGGCCTGGTGCTGCCGCCCAAACTGGCGCCCATCCAGGTGGTCATCGTGCCCATCTACAAAACCGGCGAGCTCGACGCGCTGTTGGAGCGCATCCGGCCCATTCAGCAGGGGCTCATTGCCCGCGGCATTGCCGTGAAGGTGGACGCGCGCGACACCGAGCGTCCGGGCTTCAAGTTTGCCGAGTGGGAGATGAAGGGCGTGCCCGTGCGCCTAGCCATCGGCACCCGCGACCTCGACGCCGGCACCGTGGAAGTGGCCCGCCGCGACACCAAGGAGAAAATGAGTCTGCCCCTGGCCGATATCGTGGCCAGCGTTGACCAGCTGCTGACCGACATCCAGAGCAACATCTACAACAAGGCGCTGAAGTTCCGTGAAACGCACACCACCCGCGTCGACAGCTACGACGAGTTTAAGCGGCTGCTGGACGAGGAGCCCGGTTTCCTATTGGCTCACTACGACGGTACTTCCGAAACCGAGGAGCGCATCAAGGAAGAAACCAAAGCCACCGTGCGCTGCTTGGCCCTGGCCGAGCCCGACGAAGACGGTGTGTGCATGGTAACGGGCAAGCCCAGCGTTCGGCGGGCGTATTTTGCTCGGGCTTATTGA
- the floA gene encoding flotillin-like protein FloA (flotillin-like protein involved in membrane lipid rafts) — MNFPIFPLAIAAVVLLVFLYFFPISLWVTAIFSGVRVSLFQLAFMRVRKVPPSLIVNSLITSTKAGLQLTANDLETHFLAGGNVPSVIKALISADKANIPLSFKQATAIDLAGRNVFEAVTTSVNPKVINTPSVAAVSQDGIQLIVIARVTVRANIAQLVGGAGEETILARVGEGIVSTIGSSKSHKEVLENPDKISKVVLSKGLDAGTAFEILSIDIADVDIGENIGAKLQTDQASADLRVAEARAEERRAMAVAMEQENRAKTQDAKARVVEAEAEIPKAIAEAFRSGNLGVMDYYKMRNVQADTEMRDSIANPGGSGSGSIKPGREEGRQS, encoded by the coding sequence ATGAATTTTCCCATCTTTCCCCTAGCAATAGCGGCCGTTGTGCTGCTGGTGTTCCTGTATTTCTTCCCGATTAGCCTGTGGGTCACGGCTATTTTTTCGGGGGTGCGGGTGAGCTTGTTTCAGCTGGCGTTTATGCGGGTGCGCAAGGTGCCGCCGTCGCTCATCGTCAACTCGCTCATCACCTCCACTAAGGCCGGTCTGCAGCTCACGGCCAACGACCTGGAGACACACTTCTTGGCGGGCGGCAATGTGCCGAGTGTTATCAAAGCCCTGATTTCGGCCGATAAGGCCAACATTCCGCTCAGCTTCAAGCAGGCCACGGCCATCGACTTGGCCGGCCGCAACGTGTTTGAGGCCGTGACGACGAGCGTCAACCCCAAGGTGATAAACACCCCCAGCGTGGCCGCCGTGTCGCAGGACGGCATTCAACTCATCGTCATTGCCCGCGTCACGGTGCGGGCCAACATCGCGCAGCTGGTGGGCGGCGCCGGCGAAGAAACCATTCTGGCCCGCGTGGGCGAGGGCATCGTGAGCACCATCGGCTCGTCGAAATCGCACAAGGAGGTGCTCGAAAACCCCGACAAGATTTCCAAAGTCGTGCTCTCGAAAGGCCTCGATGCCGGCACGGCGTTCGAAATCCTCTCCATTGACATTGCCGACGTGGATATTGGCGAAAACATTGGCGCCAAGCTCCAAACCGACCAGGCCAGCGCCGACCTGCGCGTGGCCGAAGCCCGCGCCGAAGAGCGCCGCGCCATGGCCGTGGCCATGGAGCAGGAAAACCGCGCCAAAACCCAGGACGCCAAAGCCCGCGTGGTGGAAGCCGAAGCCGAAATCCCCAAGGCCATTGCCGAAGCCTTCCGCAGCGGCAACCTGGGCGTGATGGACTACTACAAAATGCGCAACGTGCAAGCCGATACCGAAATGCGCGACTCCATTGCCAACCCTGGTGGCAGTGGTAGCGGCAGCATCAAGCCGGGTAGGGAAGAAGGGCGGCAGTCCTGA
- a CDS encoding DUF4844 domain-containing protein, whose protein sequence is MAASSGYAQTTSSIEVPAKAAAKLERVLKQTQEAVVIGKRAETLPVEARPMLNRILAQSTADFLAVTSQSPSKEAYFKIVDAGLNRLNPMAKSLEDRQQVAAYYEDLLDIVGIDSSDGRLPAFVENNPVAAKQ, encoded by the coding sequence TTGGCAGCTAGCTCCGGCTATGCTCAAACCACCTCATCCATCGAAGTGCCTGCCAAAGCGGCGGCAAAGCTGGAGCGGGTGCTCAAACAGACCCAAGAAGCGGTGGTCATCGGCAAGCGCGCCGAAACGTTGCCGGTCGAAGCTCGGCCCATGCTGAATCGCATTCTGGCGCAGTCGACGGCGGACTTTTTGGCCGTAACCTCGCAAAGCCCCAGCAAGGAGGCGTACTTCAAAATTGTGGACGCGGGCCTGAACCGCCTCAATCCCATGGCCAAGTCGCTAGAAGACCGCCAGCAAGTGGCCGCTTACTACGAAGACCTGCTCGACATCGTGGGCATTGACAGCTCCGATGGCCGGCTGCCGGCTTTCGTCGAAAACAACCCGGTTGCGGCCAAGCAGTAA